The following are encoded in a window of Doryrhamphus excisus isolate RoL2022-K1 chromosome 16, RoL_Dexc_1.0, whole genome shotgun sequence genomic DNA:
- the si:ch211-246m6.4 gene encoding transcription factor 15: MCAPRLTAAPLRRQSAKMKSASSESAESLASVVSDRDDWDGKSTDCQEEAAALRAPARRKRRRRRDRARSGREARPPGVSKQRQAANARERDRTHSVNTAFTALRTLIPTEPADRKLSKVETLRLACSYISHLANVLLLGEESRDGQPCLRHRAVSPGSVQPLRSICTFCLSNQRKQLRDNGKRPTKV, encoded by the exons ATGTGCGCGCCGCGCCTTACCGCAGCGCCACTCAGACGTCAGAGCGCCAAGATGAAGTCCGCAAGCAGCGAGAGCGCTGAAAGCCTCGCCTCGGTCGTCTCGGACCGCGACGACTGGGACGGGAAGTCCACTGACTGCCAGGAGGAAGCGGCGGCTTTACGCGCACCGGCCAGACGGAAGAGACGACGGAGACGCGACAGAGCGAGAAGCGGCAGAGAAGCGCGTCCGCCGGGCGTCAGCAAACAGAGGCAAGCCGCCAACGCGCGGGAGCGAGACAGGACGCACAGCGTCAACACCGCCTTCACCGCACTGCGCACGCTCATCCCCACCGAGCCCGCCGACAGGAAGCTCTCCAAGGTGGAGACGCTGCGTCTGGCTTGCAGCTACATCTCGCACCTGGCTAACGTCTTGCTGCTGGGGGAGGAGAGCCGAGACGGGCAGCCTTGCCTGCGCCACCGCGCTGTCTCTCCGGGCTCCGTGCAACCGCTCCGGTCCATCTGCACCTTCTGTCTGAGCAATCAGAGGAAACAA CTCAGAGACAACGGGAAGCGGCCAACTAAAGTGTGA
- the bzw1a gene encoding eIF5-mimic protein 2-A isoform X2, producing the protein MPLAPSLTTAAMQRRSLTSWWPVECWPQVFNKLIRRYKYLEKGFEEEIKKLLLFLKGFTESERNKLAMLTGILLANGNISASILSSLFNENLVKEGVSAAFAVKLFKSWINEKDINSVAGSLRKVGMDNRLMELFPANKRSCEHFSKYFTDAGLKELSDFARNQQSIGARRELQKELQEQMSRGDPLKEIIAFTREEMKKANLSEQAMIGIIWTCVMSSVEWNKKEELVTEQAIKHLKQYSPLLKAFTSQGLSELSLLLKIQEYCYDNIHFMKAFQKIVVLLYKADVLSEEAILKWYSEAHLAKGKSVFLEQMKKFVEWLKNAEEESESDEEEAD; encoded by the exons ATGCCTCTGGCGCCAAGCTTGACTACCGCCGCTATGCAGAGACGCTCTTTGACATCCTGGTGGCCGGTGGAATGCTGG CCCCAG GTTTTTAACAAGCTGATCAGGCGTTACAAGTACCTGGAGAAGGGATTCGAGGAGGAGATCAAGAAG TTGCTGCTTTTTCTAAAAGGGTTCACTGAGTCCGAGCGCAACAAGCTGGCCATGCTTACCGGTATTCTGTTGGCTAACGGAAACATATCGGCCTCCATCCTCAGCAGCCTCTTCAATGAGAATCTCGTCAAGGAGG GAGTGTCTGCAGCTTTCGCCGTCAAGCTGTTCAAGTCTTGGATCAATGAGAAAGACATCAACTCAGTCGCCGGCAGTCTCCGCAAAGTGGGCATGGACAACCGGCTGATG GAGCTCTTCCCTGCCAACAAGCGGAGCTGCGAGCATTTTTCTAAGTACTTCACCGATGCCGGGCTGAAGGAGCTGTCCGACTTCGCCCGCAACCAGCAGTCCATCGGCGCCCGCAGAGAGCTGCAGAAGGAGCTTCAGGAGCAGATGTCCCGCGGAGACCCGCTCAAGGAG ATCATCGCCTTCACCAGGGAGGAGATGAAAAAAGCCAACCTCTCTGAGCAGGCCATGATCGGCATCATCTGGACCTGCGTGATGAGCTCCGTGGAGTGGAACAAGAAGGAGGAGCTGGTGACCGAACAAGCCATCAAACACTTGAAG CAATACAGCCCTCTGCTGAAAGCCTTCACCTCCCAGGGTCTGTCTGAGCTCAGCCTGCTGCTGAAGATCCAGGAGTACTGCTACGACAACATCCACTTCATGAAGGCCTTTCAGAAGATTGTGGTGCTCCTCTATAAAG CGGACGTGTTGAGCGAAGAGGCCATACTGAAGTGGTACTCCGAGGCCCACCTTGCCAAGGGGAAGAGTGTCTTTCTTGAGCAGATGAAAAAATTTGTCGAGTGGCTGAAGAACGCGGAGGAAG AGTCTGAATCGGATGAAGAGGAGGCAGACTGA
- the bzw1a gene encoding eIF5-mimic protein 2-A isoform X1 produces the protein MNNQKQQKPTLTGQRFKTRKRDEKERFDPTQFQESIVQGLNQTGTDLEAVAKFLDASGAKLDYRRYAETLFDILVAGGMLAPGGTLSDDMTRTEFCLFTAQEDLETMQAYAQVFNKLIRRYKYLEKGFEEEIKKLLLFLKGFTESERNKLAMLTGILLANGNISASILSSLFNENLVKEGVSAAFAVKLFKSWINEKDINSVAGSLRKVGMDNRLMELFPANKRSCEHFSKYFTDAGLKELSDFARNQQSIGARRELQKELQEQMSRGDPLKEIIAFTREEMKKANLSEQAMIGIIWTCVMSSVEWNKKEELVTEQAIKHLKQYSPLLKAFTSQGLSELSLLLKIQEYCYDNIHFMKAFQKIVVLLYKADVLSEEAILKWYSEAHLAKGKSVFLEQMKKFVEWLKNAEEESESDEEEAD, from the exons ATGAATAATCAAAAGCAGCAAAAGCCGACGCTAACAGGCCAGCGTTTCAAAACGAGGAAAAGAG ATGAAAAGGAGAGGTTTGACCCTACTCAGTTTCAAGAAAGTATCGTACAAGGCTTGAATCAAACTGGCACTGACTTGGAGGCGGTTGCGAAGTTCCTTGATGCCTCTGGCGCCAAGCTTGACTACCGCCGCTATGCAGAGACGCTCTTTGACATCCTGGTGGCCGGTGGAATGCTGG CCCCAGGCGGGACACTTTCTGATGACATGACCCGCACAGAGTTTTGCCTCTTTACGGCACAAGAAGACCTGGAGACCATGCAAGCATATGCTCAG GTTTTTAACAAGCTGATCAGGCGTTACAAGTACCTGGAGAAGGGATTCGAGGAGGAGATCAAGAAG TTGCTGCTTTTTCTAAAAGGGTTCACTGAGTCCGAGCGCAACAAGCTGGCCATGCTTACCGGTATTCTGTTGGCTAACGGAAACATATCGGCCTCCATCCTCAGCAGCCTCTTCAATGAGAATCTCGTCAAGGAGG GAGTGTCTGCAGCTTTCGCCGTCAAGCTGTTCAAGTCTTGGATCAATGAGAAAGACATCAACTCAGTCGCCGGCAGTCTCCGCAAAGTGGGCATGGACAACCGGCTGATG GAGCTCTTCCCTGCCAACAAGCGGAGCTGCGAGCATTTTTCTAAGTACTTCACCGATGCCGGGCTGAAGGAGCTGTCCGACTTCGCCCGCAACCAGCAGTCCATCGGCGCCCGCAGAGAGCTGCAGAAGGAGCTTCAGGAGCAGATGTCCCGCGGAGACCCGCTCAAGGAG ATCATCGCCTTCACCAGGGAGGAGATGAAAAAAGCCAACCTCTCTGAGCAGGCCATGATCGGCATCATCTGGACCTGCGTGATGAGCTCCGTGGAGTGGAACAAGAAGGAGGAGCTGGTGACCGAACAAGCCATCAAACACTTGAAG CAATACAGCCCTCTGCTGAAAGCCTTCACCTCCCAGGGTCTGTCTGAGCTCAGCCTGCTGCTGAAGATCCAGGAGTACTGCTACGACAACATCCACTTCATGAAGGCCTTTCAGAAGATTGTGGTGCTCCTCTATAAAG CGGACGTGTTGAGCGAAGAGGCCATACTGAAGTGGTACTCCGAGGCCCACCTTGCCAAGGGGAAGAGTGTCTTTCTTGAGCAGATGAAAAAATTTGTCGAGTGGCTGAAGAACGCGGAGGAAG AGTCTGAATCGGATGAAGAGGAGGCAGACTGA